The following is a genomic window from Aphis gossypii isolate Hap1 chromosome X, ASM2018417v2, whole genome shotgun sequence.
CTTattcagatattatattagtaatattacacTAAGCTAAAATTTTATCTATCTTAGCAGTAACCTCTATAGATAAATacagtgtatatttttataattaaaaatgcagtTCACAGTTATGGTTGAAACGGCGTGCACTTATTGAGTGCATCACCGCCtcgtaataaacataaataaattgtgtagTTTTATtggtaattacatttatttatttctactaaaagacatattatagacgtataatatataatttgttgacAGTGGATTAGGTTCCGGGTGATGAAGACAAAGCAAGCGGTGATGAGTGGTGGGCGAATATCTATCATGATTGTTGCCTAACCTATAATCtaattggtaaaaattatctatacttGACCATATAGCTATTGTATCCACTATCCAattctaacaaaaataaaaatcataattcacTTGCcgttatatttgtatgatattcTTTACTAACAATTTATGATTGAACATTCTGCTTATTATTactcataagtataatatgtaataactttTTCACCTCCCTTGTATGCTTTACGATTATATTGTAgtggaaaaatgtttttgtttttatttttacgtaaaccgtgtttttcattttctatCTTCTGAGTTGTAGTAAATTCTTGACACTCCACTGTAGAGGTATTATCTATAGTTACATTTTCCAATTTAGTTTCTTCAATAAAAGTTGAATAAAGCGTATTAGAATCCTGCTTTTGACCCCAtccaatatacatatagtcaGTTTGGCTGttaacagttttataaatattattagaattttctcttatcaaatattttattaataatagttacgattattattctctacatttattaataaaaattattcaaagaatagcttaaaaataaaacaaaataattataaattataatagtctcTGACATTCaaacaaactttaaaataatattttaacatttaggtATTACCaatttaccaaatattatttcttaaaatttatagcaaaagcagtattttatttattccgacatattattaaataggcatatactaaaatactaaatcatCATCACGATTATCGTTGATATTTCAGTATCTACAGATACTCATActcatacaaaaatgttttaaatttacttattgctaataaattaacataggtacatttaaaataatcgaatAAATAGAAAAGATTAAGTTGATCTTAAATGTCATATTACGATagagaatattttgaaactacTATTTAATTACTGAATAAAACGTTTAACCTTTTTTACtaccaaaataatcattataatttataaccaactatataatatatacaaattataaacaaaatatactcaCCATCAATCATCATAAAATCTCACTCAAACTTTTAAACTATTCAACTTATTTACTCtctttttagtaattataaagtattattttgttagttatttattttttacaataaatgccataataatattataaaattaatgaatatttcattataattatatagttttagctggtatattaattaattaaattcttaaaaaaataatgacataagacataattatttcaagaatATTGGTTATTTTCAAAGGTTCtacttatttgtaaataatttttgaataggtTTTAAATGATACATACAGATTATAGGCAACCGCAAAAGCTCCAGGCCATACATGCGATTTCATTACTGTATGAGAGTAGCGAGAATCCAAAGGAGAGCATAGAACACCTTTCCACGCAGGTGTATTGTCAACAGAGATATCATTTCCTAAGTTTCCAAATAAATCATccttagaatttattatattttcactataactaaatttttccTCTTCTTCAAGTTCTTCAAAATTGTcttcgtttttttttgtatcagaCAATTTAGAAAACCCTAATTTATTGGTTACTCCATTCATGTCTATTTGAGGATTCTTATGCACCCAATaacttgaattaattaaattattattagaaatggGTTTGAAATTTTCGTTGAGAATAAGGTCATCATTTTCTGAAACTAAACATATAAACAGAattcatatttacaaaaatgtacataataagtattttatatttgtaaatagataagtaaaaaatcatattgttattcaaaaataattctattcaaatttaaaaaataaattcatattgtttttttaaatatattatcttgattttaaaattttgaattgttttgtTCTACTTTTGTATCCTTTTATTTAACTGCCTATATACAGTGCCGGATCTAAGGGGAGGGGCACGTGTGTATCCTTGCCCCGGACGCTGTTGGCCCTTAATAAGGGCACTCTTAAGTATTGACAACTTGCACACTAATACTATGTAAGGGTGCTAAATTGTTATTAGCTCTGAGCATCAAATGTCCTAGAACTGcctgtatatacctataatattcaataaacagCTGTATGTCGAAATATATcagcaaaaatatttcatgactataatgataaaaataaaattattattttacattaattaaaaatattcatcaagAAATGTTTTTTGCGAATATTTTGgtttacagatattttattgagaatgttttaatgtgtcagtttaaataaattcctatcattgttatttattagcaagtatataaaaacaaaatatgtaatattataaattcaaaacaattagtggataataaactataatttttttaaacatatttatagacagattttctattttataaactataagaaTTACAATTAACTTTAGAccttagaataatataattatactataatctgCCGTGCTTTACTTTTGGTatgtattatctaataaaaataagttatatatttttatatgaataacagaatataatatgacgaaataaaatatatcaagtagaattattaataaatagcagTGTACCAGTATTTTTGCCAGTTTCACCTATACTCTTTTCTAAttgtcgataaaattatattataatttatatttaatcatttagtataattatttttaagttatttgtaaaactattttaaaaaatagattaatttaaaaacaatttaggtacctaaacgATTCTATTACctctttaaaactaaataagacaacaaataaaaatctaaactgTTGTGTattcatacttataatatatgtttaataaattttaatcctaCTTTTTGTGCTAGAATGTAATGAAGCAGAAGATTTTTTGTCAGAAACTTCATTCcatgatttttcttttttatctataatataatacccgCGTGGAGATATTTGAGTACTCGATGATATTCGTGCAATTTGAGCTCTAAGATATTCATTTTCTGAACCATTGAACTTCGGAAAACTTTTTATCTAGATATAGTAAagaataaaacacatttaattaataacaattaaatttatatagctGTATAGATGTATCAGTATGCTGActggattttttaattttcctgtgaaatatcgttttatttttctcgctTCAACTATATGATGTGGTTTAATCGATTCTAGTTCAATCCAtctggtatttaatttatttgttacaaaatatacctatacattttacatttaaaaaataaatattgtttattaaatattgtctagaataaatttacatttttgtttgtgCCGACTCCGATCATTTCTGATTCTAACACAATTTCTGACGAAGATTTCGGAATTGTTTTGCAACTGTCACTGTCATTTAAAGAAATCCATGAATCGAATTGATTGATTGAATTTTCAGTCATTTCCCCATCCAAGTATGATAGGTTAGATTCATATTCATTTCCTATTTCTTGGGCATTTTCTAtatctattgattttatttcttgttgagataaattattatcagcgATATCATTAActatttgttttgataattttgagtTATGGCTTATACTGTTTACAGTCTAAATCCCCATTAAGAATAAAttgcaaaattataatgtatatcaaagaaatatattagatttttaccAATAATTTACGCTCTAGTTCTTCATTTGACCATTTGCattcaattacataatatattttttttatcccaaATATTTTTCcccaaaatctaaaaataatttatgtatagttgttgtttaaataattttagtttagtaataattgtataaccaTACCTTAtgctttcaaatttatttaactgagCCATTTCATTCATGGTAAGATATATCAACGAAGCTTCATCCATTGGAAGTCCAAAACCAgctttattaaacatatagttTACTTCACATAGATTTTGGACTTTCGCAAtagcattaatattattcgtagTTTTCTTCTCTTCTCGTTGGTCAATttctgaatttataatatttcttttgtttttattaaattgtttttgtcgCTCAAATTGTTTTGTTGAAGCACACTAAAAACACGAATTTCATAACTGTGCCCTGAATAGtacaaattgataatttacctATGATGTACATTGTTCCCAAGCGCAACTatgatatagattatatttataatatacatatttatttatacttaacacAACATTAACCACACTTAAGttcacaaaatacaaataattaaatattcttacatcgtttacaaatatatccctcaaatatcaatactaattctactataaatataagtgaatatattttataaaggtttttttaatgtgtacatATATGATCAGtagcttaaaaaatgttttgatatctTAAACTTAGAAGGTAATTTCTGATGGAAAATTGGatcttatttatacttttgagatataaaaattaaaaatttttagtattttcaaaataaccgGGAAAACaagcaaaacattaaaaaatgacaagtatttgaaaaaatcaattttgttactttttaatattataaagtcatTCAACCTtagttactttaaatttgtagaaaatatttatatttatatttttttgctgaattaaaattttttaactttatagctgtacaaaaatattcaggtacaatttgttttaacatatattttaaactttaataaactattttatactctTAGCTAACAGTTTCCTtatagaatcgttttttgaatactacaatatattctTGAaagttgaattcaaatttaatacatccattgCAGACTGCAGTAACCCAATCGATACCTACTTTAGAGtagagtattatataaaatacttatagataTCAATACACGGCAGTCAATGTTGACAACATACTTTCACTAAAACTGTAAAGGTTGCCTTTATAAGAAATCCTTTAATGCGTATATTAAGGAtagaaatgttataatattatttggttgtaataatacgttttatcaACCTCAAAATCGATagattcacaattttttttaacttacatatttacatatttgaattataaattagtgcTTAGTTTAATACTAGAATTAATGccgtaaaatgttttaaataggcAACCCATATGTTTTCTGGTATAGTTTTCccgtattcttatttttagaattttatggtacccacttgcccatcctttttatattatattatgtatacacgaaaattgaatacgcgttatttttattttaaaaaaaaaaccatttaacaTTATTCAGAGAACATCATGGTAATAGGACCATACATTTTaccattcaaaaatattttattattaaatttcaataaataatacctatggtAATGAAATTCTTAGTTTAATAccttagttaaatttttaaaacttaaatttacctTGTACATTTGTAAACTTTTAAAGCAATAATTTCGGTTTATGTTATCCACAAAAACGCGTTCAAAATTAGTTTCATTATGAATATATGTACGCTTCAAcaacatactatatttttcaaagttttcTAGTGGATTTGCAGGCCTTTCtgataatatcttatttaaaatgtcttgtAAATgactatacctaaatattaaattgtggaACCGTCAACAATCTAATTAGCAAAtgctttagaataaaatattattagaatcaataatacctactaacaattgttaaaattaaataaagtggATAAATTGAACAAAGGTAGGGGAAACTAAGTAAAtaacaatgattaaaaatgattgaataCATAAGTTGGTGACAATGTAACATATCAACATAAGTTAACAGTTTTATACTGCAcaattctattaattatagcattttttaattatagacaGGTTAAGAATGTTTGggcatatttttgttattaataaattattaatcttgGAGCTTGTTTATTCTGTTtactagtttaaattaattttttcatcacaataaaaatattaaaaatacttataattttcaaaaatgtttataattaataaattcaaattttaaaaaaatgtatcaaattagccaaaattttcaaattattttatagtataaaatgttcatatctaagtttgaaaattaagtACAAAGTTCTCcattaataacttttactGAAACTCAAAAATACGGAAccacattttttatcaacatttaaagttCATATTTTGACAAGATTGAATGTTTAAACAAAGAATAATGactgtattaattttgttgtaattcaaaaatatttgtgagGACTTGGtatttgtactatattattttattttactattatactgtACACAATAATGacatgttaaaaaatgtatagtaatatagtttatGCTTTATACCGTATTGccagtagtaaaataaattacttaaatattatgataaatatacataataatataggtaggttgataaattttttccaatcaaaatcattttttatgcaatgatttattgttaaattaaaatttacttgtCCATTTCCTACTAGCTcactttttatacatttattaatttgtgagttgtttattttataatttaaaaatgtataatataatattaaacattatacactattaattatatacattatatttaaatttaaattattcaagtatTAACTTCTAAGTTTGAAATAAGAATAGAGTTCTGAATGCCACAGGTTTTGAAATGCAAATACAATTCCACATGTATCCATGTTCataaggtatattaaattaatattcaagtgtttataatacttattttaatacttaataaaattttaatttttaaattaacttaacttatcTCTTGGAATTAAGTGATGATAATGGTACCTAtctgttaatttaattgataggtatattctaatctttattaaattaattgaaaaatatagttaacttaaataaaatgaattaaaaattacctgacctatatttatttaaaatgtaacatatatttaacacatttatctGCAGTAAGTAATGCCAAACCAACGATTGTGACAAATATAAGaatgcacataataatatttcaaatcataaatatttttaaatctttaaccTACTTTTtttgctataataattaagtaaagtCAATGTAATAGTTAAATCCATTGATACAGTTTACTAACCATTTTTTATGTGAAACAttggtaaaaattaagtaggtacctatacaatttataagtttagtatataatgtatatattacctaGTAAACATTAATATCTGAGTTTTATGTAAGTACATCTTAAATACTTACACATTAACACTTCCATCTTCTCTTTTTAATAGTCCAATTGCATAATTAATGTCAATATCATATCGAAGTTTATTCAGTCTTTGACCACCACACGTaaacaatgatttaaattgaGTTGACTCAGTTAATGCTTTTGATCTAATatgattacttataatttcaattgtatGTACACTAtcgttaataatttcattagatgatattatgttttttgaatCTGATATCAAGTTAACACTTTCTAcattagacattttttaattaatatcttaatgttcttataaattaaacataattaatacacattGCACAGTTTTAATGTTGAGTAAAACAGAAatacttcaataaattataatactattcacACGAATGATTGGGTGGTAAGGCTGTTTATGGTAGGAAACAAAACGTAGCTATGTACTTACTGTTACCTAGGATATaactaccatttttttttatttatccaaTTTTATTTAGCTAATAATTAGGTTAgactaatagttaataataagacAAAACCAaccttaagtataaaaaaaaaattaattttcgtgATCCACCAAAATGCATCAgtgattcaaaataattgaacttaAGTCCACTAGGTCCCAACAAACACAAAAACTTATGGGAGCATCAACTAGacctaataatatgtaaatatggctttaatagtattttttagattctgtgattatatagtaatgaacgcactattatttatgtatagtatatatatatatatatatatataaacaatgcaataaaatacaaaattatacatttttttttaactgctaTTTAATCTGAACAATCTAATGTATGTGAACgtactttaaaaaaactgattttcttactatatttaaaatatactgtttattaaaaataattataatgaggGTACGTATTTTTAGATGgagtatgatttttttctacctGTTCAAAAcgaaacttattaattataatctatagaaaaaacaacgtaagaaattaattttgaataatactatattatttattaaaaacccaTCTattcctaaaataaatatttaactataataacatcCTATATTGGCTATATTAATAGTAGAAACAATGatacagttatatatataattagatttaataaaaaaaatcggtcTTGTCATATCAtagtagaatattaaaaaaaattgtaaattgtataacttaataaaagtataaacgagtaatattattgtacggaattctttttgaattctgtaataattgttttgagtGATATTAGTACTGATGTCCTGAAACCACTACatagtatagtatactattatttcaaGAAGAGCATATTATTCTCTTAAAAACTCATTAATAGTatcatttagtttatatttgtaatactaaatttgtaaattaaacatttctaaatataatttccgaCTTCTAATCGGTTTTACACGCTAAAGCTGAACAAATGCGCTGTTCTAATCTATCTTTACACCAAGTCCATGCAACATTTTCTGGAACTCTTGTACGTTGTTGTACAGCATTCATACCACATAGTGCTGAACATAATGACCACTCAGACCATGGCGAATAATTACATcctataaaaatcatttttatcaaatgtaaaataatattttctatcatagtttacaatatttgttaaaaaatgtgcACAACTCcaatcacaattattatttatacaaaaaataattattcaagtttTATACCAATAGACGTGAATAACGGAAAAGCTTATGACTCTTTTTTTATTGAGATTGTTTTATTCTTCTTTTATTTCTAAAGGTGATTAatagaatacaattataaaaattagtaaaatttttaaattcaatgcaaagagatgaatgtattgattttacgatGTGTGTATCTATGTGTAATTTGCCTTGTCCAACAACGAACAGCCATTTGTATCAGTTAAACATTCTTCAACTTTGAAAGTGGTTTTTAATGGGAAATGATATCTTGTTGGTACCTATCTACTTTGGAtggtcaaaaattaaaaaaaatcgattatggttttatttttttaattcatcaatgaataatttaaaatttgtatttttcaccagatattttatactaacatttttgaactttcaatatattataattctttttaactatttataaatattttaaatgttcaactttttttttcgagtTAAAAAGCTTGACATTTAAGCAtaaggtttttaataaattgtttttataaaaattaaaaacctaaaaatcttatttatataaatcatagcTATTTTATAGACActtcaagttaaaaaaaataaatatttaaataaaaaatgataattttagttaggttcaaaaattattattggtaaatcTTGAAACTTTTCgttactatatacattattatttattatttactatgtgttatacaaaataaaatttccaaaaaaattaaatttatttaaatgtaagtaaGTAGGTACCATATTCACACTATTCTTCGAATATACGTCGGTATTGACAgctatttagtaatattatgatagtaaaattgctgtatgatattataatataaatgtatgataatgatttgttttccgtatattatactaaactaaaagaacagtaaaattatttagagtaatataaatacataggtaataaaagATCTTTAGAAATATTGATTACGAACGTTTTCGTTCAAAATTGCTTCAAATCAGcataattatttcatcatacctatatattttttttaatacacaacttatttagatattaaaataatacttgtttaataaaacatttttggttttaattttttttttttaaatgctacCTATACTCAAAAGATTTcttctttataaaaactttaaataaataatttattatcaaacaataattgtttaggtCATTTATcatatcacaataattattttcacaataaatctgttatgaattatgatagtaAGTATCATactttatcatattttcatattaatttatatttataataataatgattaataataaaagcacTACAAAATGTACTATTGATATTCATTTAGAGTTCTAAGCAATTCCTACTCacgactatatatatttatacttgtttttaattatagattattataaatattaatattacttgttaCAACAATTAATAGTAAGTTGttgttttaactataactGTCTACAATACAACTTTACTGTGGAATTgtacactatttttaaatatttatacatgctTACGTATTTAACCAATATAATGGGTTATGCTGTgtatcataaaaacaaataattaacatcacagattaattttaaaatatataatatatatattataataaatagtaggtaACGTCAAAATATcagttaatatttgattaggtttttctttgattttttttaactatgtaataaatgtaattactatgaaat
Proteins encoded in this region:
- the LOC114120989 gene encoding radial spoke head protein 4 homolog A-like; this encodes MSNVESVNLISDSKNIISSNEIINDSVHTIEIISNHIRSKALTESTQFKSLFTCGGQRLNKLRYDIDINYAIGLLKREDGSVNVYSHLQDILNKILSERPANPLENFEKYSMLLKRTYIHNETNFERVFVDNINRNYCFKSLQMYKCASTKQFERQKQFNKNKRNIINSEIDQREEKKTTNNINAIAKVQNLCEVNYMFNKAGFGLPMDEASLIYLTMNEMAQLNKFESIRFWGKIFGIKKIYYVIECKWSNEELERKLLTVNSISHNSKLSKQIVNDIADNNLSQQEIKSIDIENAQEIGNEYESNLSYLDGEMTENSINQFDSWISLNDSDSCKTIPKSSSEIVLESEMIGVGTNKNVYFVTNKLNTRWIELESIKPHHIVEARKIKRYFTGKLKNPIKSFPKFNGSENEYLRAQIARISSSTQISPRGYYIIDKKEKSWNEVSDKKSSASLHSSTKISENDDLILNENFKPISNNNLINSSYWVHKNPQIDMNGVTNKLGFSKLSDTKKNEDNFEELEEEEKFSYSENIINSKDDLFGNLGNDISVDNTPAWKGVLCSPLDSRYSHTVMKSHVWPGAFAVAYNLQTDYMYIGWGQKQDSNTLYSTFIEETKLENVTIDNTSTVECQEFTTTQKIENEKHGLRKNKNKNIFPLQYNRKAYKGGEKVITYYTYE